The Camelus ferus isolate YT-003-E chromosome 13, BCGSAC_Cfer_1.0, whole genome shotgun sequence genome segment ttaaaaacaaaactttccccTAAGCGGTAGGGCTGTTGAGAGGGCAGCTCCGATGCTGATGCGGGGGCCGGAGCATCCCAGCGCGGTGCTCAACTCTCTCCTGGCCCCGCTCTGGGCTAAAGGCAAAAGGGgcggagaggagagaagggaggaaggggcggAGGTCACCCACGCCCTCCACCCCGCCCAGGAGGCGAGCGCCTCTAGGTGCTAGGAGATCGGAGAAGCCGAGCGCGCCGGGCAGGTTCCGTGCGGGCAGAGCGCGCGGGGGGAAGCGCCGCTAGGCTGAACTCCATccagccggagccggagccggagccggagccggagcaaGAGCGCGGCGCTGCGCCGGCGGGACCTGCGGCGGCGGAGGAGCGAAGCTGGGGCGGGATGGCCCACGGCCCGGCGCGCTCTTCTGCTCCGCCGAGAGCCCTGCCCGCGGCCCGGGATCACAAGGTAACCAATCACCCCTCTAGTGGCTGGATTCCCACGAGCTGGCCTTCGGATGCTCAAACCCCACTGAGGTCTAGCCACCTCACCCCCGGGCGCTCGGCGGCTGCAGCCGGCAGCGCTAGAGCGCACCTTTGCCTGCGCTTGGCAACAAGTTTGGACCAGATGCCCAAGCTGGGGAGGCCCGCGGAGAACAGGGTATCCTTGCTCACCCATCCGGATTCTGAGCTGCGCTCATGGGGACCGGGTAGAAAGGGTCTCGGAGAAGGAAATGCGTAAATGCTCCCTTGGTTCCCTGCCCGCCCCACTCCGGCACCGAGGCCGGCCCAGGCCTTTGGCGCACCCCCGGGTGGGAGGGAAGCCGGCCCTCTGGCGTTTGAGCAATCGCTGAAAGTTTCAGCAAGTTAAGAGGTTTGGGAAGGATGTTGcaagcagaggcctgggggcGGCGGGGTAGTTGTGGGTGAAAGCTGTGAGTAAGACCCGAAGGAGGCGGCGGCCCTCCAGGCAACCGGGGCGGCCCCGCTTGGGCCGGTCCCAGGAAAGGCTGGCTCCGGAATTCCTAGCCTCCCGGAAAGCTGCTCGGGAAACGCCAGGCGAATTAGCTCGGGGcggggtggcagtggtggtgggtaTAGAGGGTCTGTGACTCAGTTCTCGACTCACGAGGGAAAGAGCGACAAATAAATAATTCACATTGCATGCTGCTACCCCGAAATTAGCTTAATCAGCAGCACAGGCAGATGTGCTCACAGTGAGCGCAGCCAACCCTTCCCGTCAGGACCCGGGATTTCTGCACAGGTGGTAGCTGGACCAGAAAGCCCCCCTAGAGACTCAACACCGACCCGTCTCCTGGGCCACTGATGCGTGTAGTTTGTTGCTATTTGATCGAGATCAAATAGTTTTAGAATTTATTCAGAGAAACCCCATTCAGCGTCAGTGAATTCTGCTCCCTCCCAAAGTTTGGAGAGTATTTTGTCTGCCTGACAAGCAGACACAGTTCCTAAAGAAATAATCTGCACTTTGGGGACAAAACCCatcagagaaaaaagcagaaactttAGAAGGTCATCCGGTTATTAAAATAGGctattatgcttttaaaaactcGATTGGGTTTAAATCTAATCTTGTTAGTGACTTTGTAAACCTTCAGGGTTTTAAGGTGTCAGTGACGTGTCGGGAGGAGATGTAGGAGGTGCCCATTTGCAGAGTTAGCCACAGAGGTTAACCAAGGGGGCGGGGGTCTCAATTCTGGTAGCTTCTTTACCTTGAAAATGAAATGTGGAACCGCAGGCAGATGTGTGCTGTTTTCTGGATGATGTAATCTTGCTCGTGATAGGCCAGATAAATCTGATTCCTACCGCAGGGTGCTGGGGTGCTTTGACCTTAAATGTCAGACGAACAGCAGTCCAGTGCTCATAATTTCTCTGTCTTCATACTACAGATCTCTGGACTGCAAGCCTGCACTGTCTTGAGAGGGAGATGACTTGAGTGGACGGCTTTTATCTCCACAACAATGTCCATGAACAATTCCAAACAGCCAGTGTCTCCTGCAGCTGGGCTCCTGTCAAATACGACTTGCCAGACAGAAAAAGGGACTTCAATATCTTTTTCAATAATCTTCATGACAGTGGGAATATTATCAAACAGCCTTGCCATCGCGATTCTCATGAAGGCATACCAGAGATTTAGACAGAAATACAAGGCATCGTTTTTGCTTTTGGCTAGTGCTCTGGTAATCACAGATTTTTTTGGCCACCTCATCAATGGAGCTATAGCAGTCTTTGTATATGCTTCTGATAAAGACTGGATCCACTTTGACCAATCAAACGTCCTTTGCAGTATTTTTGGTATCTGCCTGGTATTTTCTGGTCTGTGCCCACTTTTTCTAGGCAGTGTGATGGCCATTGAGCGATGTATTGGTGTCACCAAACCAATATTTCACTCTACAAAACTTACATCCAAACATGTTAAAATGATGTTGAGTGGCGTGTGCTTTTTTGCCGTTTTCATCGCTTTGCTACCCATCCTTGGGCATCGTGACTATAAAATTCAGGCGTCAAGGACATGGTGTTTCTACAAAACAGAGCACATCAAAGACTGGGAAGATAGGTTTTATCTtctactcttttcttttctggggCTCCTAGCCCTTGGTATTTCACTCTTGTGCAATGCCATCACAGGCATTTCACTTTTAAGAGTTACATTTAAAAGTCAGCAGCACAGACAAGGCAAGTCTCATCACTTTGAAATGGTCATCCAGCTCCTCGCTATCATGTGTGTCTCCTGTGTTTGCTGGAGTCCGTTTCTGGTAAGGACCTATGGTTTTGACAATTTCTGCTTTCTTCAGTTAATCTACATTCAGTGTAGTCTTTGCTGAGTTTTTCAAAGTTGTTAGCCTTGATGGGCAGTGctgtttcatcttttaaatgCTGGAATTTACCCCTACTCAGAACTTATTTTAGCACTCTAAATAGCTTTAGATTTAAGCTATTTATGACACAGATGGTTATTTCCCTGTAAGCCCTGAATTAAAAGATATATCTTGCTAAACAGTTCTAACTGTAGTGTGACCTGCTTGCAGGGTGGAATCAAGTAACTTTAGTAAAAGTGACATAGTTTACATACACTGAATACGATTAGTttctaaaatgtgaaagaaaacaaCCAACTATGAAACAATATTGGAATGGACTCCAGTAAGTCTTGGTAGCAATTCTCATAGACATTTAACTTATAGACTGGGTTCTTCTCAACACACAAGGACCGAATCTCAGCCTGCAAAGGGAGGTGCTGAGTTGAGATAGTTGGATGGTTCAGGTGAGCTCAGTGGGTAGATCAGGTAAAGAAGTCACTAATTCACTAACCCAggctgccaggaaggcagggagaggtATGATTGGCAGGAGAGCCTGGGATTCTCTTCATTtcaatcctttctcttttttaatttagccAGCAGCTATATTTAACATCttgttatttctatttggaaGTGAAGGCAGAAAGCTAAAGTTAAAGAATTAGCCACAAACATAAATCATTTATATGACTTTCTAGGTGGAAGACGAAAAATACTTATGATTGATACGTATGACCATAACTCCAGCAGTTTATGATGGAAAAAGTGACAACATATGAAAGAGGAAACATCCTTGTGTAGGTAGCTACTCAGGGCagcaaagattattttcattcccttttctgtACCAGTGGGGAAACAGGCCGGTATCCAAAGATAGTAATACAGGTGATACGCAGGTAGAAGTAAGGTAAAAATACACAGGTGAGATGCTGGCAGATATGACACCGAGGTCGTGGTCATACATCGCGTAGTAGTATGAAGGGGCTTGTTAGTTACTAGTGCAGTTTTTCTAGGTCCCCACAGGTCCATTGTCCAAAAATTGTTGCCAGTGAAGTTTTCATAGACAATCTTGATGGTCCTGGTGAACAGAAAAGTCTTTGAGAGctgctttttgggtttttgtggATAGATCCTATGGTAGTCAATTTGATTCTGCAAaatgatttctactttttaaatgtttcctgatttcttttccaatttattttctcacaattggAATTTAGCTCCTTGAATTATATCagtttaaatattcttttctcctATGATGTCCTGGAATTGGTCCTCGGTGCCCAACCTAGGAGAGGCTGGGCTCCATCTGTCAATGGGAAGTCAACCTTCTGAGGCCTGCTTATTGTCAGTTTAGGAGGCCTTAGGTGAACCCATGTAGGGGTCTGATCTGAGCTCATGGTTTGGTTGTTTGAATCTAAATAGCAGAGACCAGTTCTATCAATACTTGGAATCATTTCAGTGTTCATCCTTGGAGAGTTTAATTTATACTGCTTGACAAAGGGAATTCCCTTAGACAatgctcctttttttcccttcaactttGGGATAGAGTAGCTTTTCGAAATAAAAAAGTgagtctgagaaaaaaaaatgagatgaatttGAGGGCTGGAAAGGGAATactgagaaggggagaaaagaggtagctgaaaatatttaatgaaaaatttaaaatgaagatcAGAGCTCTGGAGAAAACCCAGAAACCGTGAAATAGTGAACTCAGTGAGAGACAGATAATCTGAACAACTGGAGTAATCACTGGTGTTTCAGTTTTTAGTTTGTTCTGAGTCATCTTTAAAAGTCTGCTCAGTTCTGCCTTTTGACTGTGAGAAATAGGAGTTATAGGTCAAATACAGTAAGATGATGGACGGTAGCGAAATTTTATTCTCGCCGTGGATATTTTGAATTTAtgcttttctctagtttctttttctgaatttttggcTTTCTTTACTGTTAAAATAGATGTTACAATTTAACCCATATTCTAAACATATTTCCTAGtggaaacataattttatatttttgtggaaCATTTTCTGAGGTCTGCGTTCTCTTTAAGAATTATTGCTACATCTGTGACGCCAATATGTCAATGCTTCTAAAACGCTTTTTAGGGTAAACATTATTTCTGTGTTGGTTGCGTAGTAGGTCTCCCACAGATACTTCTTGGGGGTTGATGTTTTGAGTTGTTCCTGGCATTCTTTCTCTTGTGGAGACTTGGGTCTTTATGGCAAGTTCTGGCTAAGGGATTTATAACTTGTGGTCTGGACACAAGTGCCTGGCATGTTAGGTTGAGGTCATCAGACAGCTCTAAAGGGAACCAGAGTGTAAAAGTCAGGCTTGGGAATGCCACAATAACAGCCAGTACTCACTCCTCAGTtgaaacatttcttctgtttccccTAAATGCCCAGGAGGGACTGCATGGGTGTAAAAGACTGAGCCATCGTTCTccaccctgttttattttttaaattttttatttcttttgtgggggagataaattaggtttatttatttacatttagttacttatttttaatggaagtactggagattgaacccaggacctcgtgcatgctaagcatgcgctccaccactgagctacaccctccccattTACCAGTCCACCCTACTTTAAAAACTTCTTGATTTTTAACGTATCTCTGAAACCAAGCTTATGAGTGCCTACAGATGCACTGTAATTGTGACAGCTCCCAGGTCAATGCCCTCCTTTATACCACGTGCCTTCTCTCTGTGGTTGATACGTATGAAATGTTGAATTTGTAATTAGAATGAACATGTGTACACACTCTTTGACTCCTGTGTTCACTGTCACTTTCAAGTGTCAAACTGGAAGAAGGGTCCAGGAGCGTACACTAAAGGGAGGCAGTGGGTCGTGCCGACGATGGTGCCTGGGCTTGGCAGGGTTTATTGCATCAAAACTTATCAATAGTGGCATCATTTCTAAAACTATTTCAACTCGTAGCTGATGAAAAAGGGGatactttattcattttgacGATTCGTTTTAACTAATACAAAGGTAAACTGATCATGAAATCTCCCTCTCTCGCTTttgatagactttatttttcttgggtagtttcaggtttacagaaaaatgagtGGAAAGCAGAGTCCACATATACCTTCTTGTGtctccacccctcctgccccagacTTCCTTATTTTTAACATCTGGGACATTTGCTACAGTTGATGAGCCAATATGAATACGTTATTACTGACTAAAGTttacagtttacattagggttcttTCTTTGTGTTGTACAGTGTGTGGGGTTTGACAGATGTGTCCACCATTACTGTATCGTATGGAATACTTCCACTACCCTGTAAATCCcctgtggtgatttttttttaatttaattttttttttattttcacaaagtaGGAAGTGTATGTGTGCTTTCAGGAACTGAGatttagaaatatagaaaatcaTAATATTAGTTGAAAATATAACTTGTTAAGGACCTTTAAAACTTTACAATAtctgaattttatagttttaaacacGGTTAACTCATATAAATTCATTTCATTACAATCCTAACtgaaaaatacagggaaaataCAATAGGCACTTAGCTTACAGTTCCATTTAGGAACAAGTTAATACAGATATCCTTGATGGCCAAATGGCAATTATAACGTTGTCTTTTGGGCATCCTAAGTGAATCACTTCTTAATAAATCAATCTTGAAGATATTCTTTTGATGTTTCTAGAGTGAGGGTGAAAAGAAGACATTTGCCCGCACTttcagataacattttaaaaaatattgtttgtttctgtctttctgtggGTAATGGTTCTTTTTAATGTTCCATTTCTAGAATATGTAATCCTAAAAGGAATTTAGTATTACTGTTGTGCTTGTCTCACTAGTTCGGCAGAGCAGTAAATACTTGCTGACTGGGTGACTGTAACTTAAGTAGTATGAATGTCAAGAGATTGGAAATGATTGACCAGAATGTGGATTCTGAGTTTTGTACATGAGAGTTACTTGAGCAGATGTTGAAACCAAATGGTCGTTTTTAATCTGTTCCCTAAGTCAGCAGTTGTCACTCTATACTACAATTAAACCTCAGTGATCTGTTCCTGGAAGGCCATTCaggtgtttttcttctcttcaagaGTAGAGGATCATTTTGAATTGggaaaagaagtataaaatatctgaagagaaaaatggtaTCTTACATAGGTGAGTTTACCcaggaaatgtgttttcttgCATGAGCAGAGTTTGAATTTGAGTTTCCTGAGGTTGTTAATCTTATGCTAGTATTTCTAGTCAACAGAGTCAAACATTTGGTCACGAAGATATTTGTCAGATATAAATCAAAGAACTGAATGGTTAATTGAATTTTACTGAATTGCTAAAGGCATTGGCATCATAATGACCAGGTCTCACAGAGCGAGTGGCAAATGACAGAACAACACAGCAAAAGAGGACATTTCAGCTATTAGTGAGGATTGCATTCTTTGAAAGGTTGGCTCTCAGGATCGTAATTAAGAACTGGGTGATGGAACTCCGTGTATGTGTCTGTGCACCCGTCTCTACACCAAAAGGATGGTGGACAGAGGTACATTTATATgcttcaagtgaaaagaaaatgtgaacaatGTATAAACATTCTTAAATAACTCAAAATTTATATCCAGAAGAAAAGGTATGCTTTAGAgatatattaatgtatttttacatgATAAGAATTCAGGCTGCTCTCATGTTTGGGTGGGCACGGAGTACATGGTGTGAGGTCAGCGACAGGACCTTCAAAGAGATTTGGGAACACATCCCTGTCCCTGAAGCCTCGGTGTCCTCTTGCCTGGAGTGCTTTCCTCCTGACATCCACATGGCTCTCCCCTAACTCCTCTCTTTAATGTCATGCTGTCTAGCTGGGCTGTTTTCAAAAgtaccctttctctctctcttccattccTTGGCTTTATTTCTCCCATAGCACTTAGCAGGATCTGACAACATGGGGTACATTTAACTGTGTTTGTTTCGTGGTTGTTTGGCTTCTGCCTCTGGcatgtaagctccttgaagaaaGGGACCAACGTCTGGCACAGAATTGGGCTTAATTCCTTTGCTAAATGAATCTCATGTGAAGGAGGGCTCAGTGGGTCACGGTCCTCATTTCCACTTTGAAACTATGCTGATGAGGTCAGGACTCAATTGGTTGACCTCATTGCCTCATGTCGGACACTTCTGAAGGGTCATCCGTGCTTCAGAGCTTGTAATTGCATTCCAGACCTGCTTCTCCCTCTGTGAAATCCTGCTTTCCTCATCGCCTCACACTCTCCAGAAAAATTCCTGCATGTAAGATCTCtgtctctaagtctgtttcctgcAGAATCCAGCCAGCTTGGGGCGATCTTCTGTTCACACAGTATCTCAATGTACAGCATATTACACATAGGTTTACAGTGTGATCTGGTATATATTGAGCTATGTATAGGCCTTTGGAATTGAACTCCTTTGAGTATTTTGTCTCCCTTCATGGAACTGTATGGGGTAAAACTGGACCAGCAAAAgtcaatcaattaaaaaaaaaaaaaagacactgctAGGTTGAGACTTTACACAAAAGTCTGTTGCTTTAGATGTGCATGGTGGTCTGgaatattttggtattttaagtttatttactcTTGGCAAAATATGACTTCCTGTTTTTAAggagaaagacataaaaatggccaaagaTATCATAGACGTTTGAGACGGCACTTACAAAACATTGCTTGAATGATTcaagtgtaaatgaatcagaaacatgtGGATTAAATTTATACCCTCATGGATCTAAAACTCTTCTGGCTTaatgtgttttggggtttttattaAACTCCCAAACATTTGAAGAACAATTCAAGATGTCGATGTGTCCAGAATCTCTCTGGGTTGCCCACTGTAACTTCATTTGCTTAGTCTTACCCTTACAGGAGGTACATAAAATGCATTCCACTTACACCTGCTTTGGAAGGTGCTTACAGCCACACCAGATATGTTTTACCTGGTATAGCAATGCTGCTGCTCTGTATCTACAGAGGATTTCACTCAATAGGAGAAATTTGTCTCTGGATATTTGCACATACTACGTTTCAAAGCTTGTGTAAATTTATCATTCTGCCCATCCTCCATGCTGGGTGTCAGGATGGCAATGCCCCCGAGGTGTGGGTGCAGTTGTGGCTTTATACAGAAAAGGAGGTGGTTTCACTCACTCCTCCTGAGCTATTGAATCCCCAAATTAAATTCAGATTGTGAAATGCTAAAATGGAGTGTGGCTGCGGTGTGATGGCAAAGGAGACGGAGACAATTGGATTTCGTAGGATTCTCTTTAGTTATTTTAGTGTACCCAAATCAAGCCTCTCTTTTAGAATACTGTAATTATTCAAGCTCAGGCAGGGGGCAGGGTCCCAACCCCACCTGGAGTGACCTGGAGTTACTCTCAGCCAATTTTGTACATCTGTGAACTGATTATAATAACAGTACTCACTTAAAAGCACTTAAAAGGGGCAGAAAATATAATCTGCCCTCGCAATTTTTCTCGAGACACAGGGAttggcacagagtaaatgctcaaCACAATCTCCAAATCCTCAAAAAGCCATTGCAGGCATTGCCACCCAGCATCTCAATTAGAAACAATCATCTGTTCAGATGTTTTCCATTTCAATCCTCTATTGAGAAGGTTTGGTTGCACTGGAAAGGGACGGGGGAGCTCATAGCTCCAGAAAACGTTCTTGGGCATTTTCCACTTGAAGGTTCAGATTATTGCTCCTTATTTCACTGCCTCACGAGAAGTAAAGATGTTTTGTGCTGATCTTTCGCATCTTATTGGAGTTCGAATATTCTAATAACTTATCATTATAATAACTTATGAGGTATTAATCATTTTTGAATCAAGTTAACATCAGCAAAAAATATTGAGAATGTTATGCGTAAGGCATTACTCTTGGGGCTGTGACTGTTTCCAGGGAGTAAAAGATAAAGCTCTTTCCTCAAAGAGCTGATAACTTAGTTGGAGTAAAAGATATAGAGTAAGAGGTAATATGCTCTTGAAGAGGCAATAGAAGAGTCTGGGCTCAAGTCCTGTTTCTTCCACTTTCTAGGTGTCCCTAACCactttttgcctcagtttcctcatgtgtagaCTTGGTAGGGTCATAGTACTTGTTTCATTGGGTTGCTGTGAGAACTAAATAAATTAACGTACGTAAGTTAAAATAGTGCGTGACACAGTACCATATGCTTCGGTCATTATACTGTTATCATTATTGTCTGTTACTATTAAATATTAATGCTTCCAATCCATAAAAGCCAACGAGAGATCATCTGTCAACACAATGATCAAAGGCACTTTTAAATTAGTTATTAAATGAATGATGGCACTGGAGTAGGAAGCTATTACTTCTGATTTGGTGGTCTGCAAGTAATTACTGGTTTATTTAATTGacagatttattgagcacctaccaacTGCTGGGCGGTGTTCTAGATACAGATTAACAGTCTCTTTGATTTAATTGGTCACAATATCTATGGCCTTAATCAACAGGACTtatagaaaaggagaagagaggacatgtatagaaaatggaaatatgatGATATTCGATTATACTTTATAATAGAATAGCCGGTATTCTGTCATGAATGGAATGGATGAGATTATTTTTGATAACATATAAATATCTGTAGTATATGATTTGGAGGGAAAAATTACTGGAAATAAATGTGATCCAAAGTCAAGTAATGCAAATTGTAATGTAAAaccaaggagaaaagagataataatgtatataatttctAGAGAGATAAAAAGCTGCAGATAAGAAACTAGTGTTGTGGACAGGTCCGAGCAAGGTTAGAACAAGATCAGAATATAGCAGGTTGGAAGAAGTTAATATTAAAAGCTAGAAGGTTTTTCAAGCAATGAAACATgagtagaagaaaaattaagtcagataacataaatttaaaaattcagattaatGGTTTATACTATCTTTTGACAAGGAAAGTGATTCAggacataaaagagaaataaatgttggtaAAATGAAGGTTACAAAAACCACTAACTCTTTCCAAGAATTTAGGCTAAGAAAGTGTTAGAAaggactgaaaataaagaaaagcaaggctGGGAACATTAATAATGTAAATGAAGACAATTAAAAATCACTTATGCTTTAATCTGCTTGTTAATCTATTCACTCATCGGTTTATTCTCTCGGCAGGCTTTTGCTGAACAAAGAGGCTGGGTGTCTCTCTCCAGGCGGAGAGAAAAGCAGACACAGAACATGACCAGGGGAGGTACTCCCGACCCAGATTCTAGAAACCGTCCTTTCTAGCTCCTTTAATTTATCCACGATCTTTGCA includes the following:
- the PTGFR gene encoding prostaglandin F2-alpha receptor isoform X1, which translates into the protein MSMNNSKQPVSPAAGLLSNTTCQTEKGTSISFSIIFMTVGILSNSLAIAILMKAYQRFRQKYKASFLLLASALVITDFFGHLINGAIAVFVYASDKDWIHFDQSNVLCSIFGICLVFSGLCPLFLGSVMAIERCIGVTKPIFHSTKLTSKHVKMMLSGVCFFAVFIALLPILGHRDYKIQASRTWCFYKTEHIKDWEDRFYLLLFSFLGLLALGISLLCNAITGISLLRVTFKSQQHRQGKSHHFEMVIQLLAIMCVSCVCWSPFLMTMANIGINGNGFQQACEAILFTLRMATWNQILDPWVYILLRKAVLKNLYKLARRCCGVNVISLHVWELSSIKNSLKVAAVSESPIAEKGAQQVPGSVGQ
- the PTGFR gene encoding prostaglandin F2-alpha receptor isoform X2 — its product is MSMNNSKQPVSPAAGLLSNTTCQTEKGTSISFSIIFMTVGILSNSLAIAILMKAYQRFRQKYKASFLLLASALVITDFFGHLINGAIAVFVYASDKDWIHFDQSNVLCSIFGICLVFSGLCPLFLGSVMAIERCIGVTKPIFHSTKLTSKHVKMMLSGVCFFAVFIALLPILGHRDYKIQASRTWCFYKTEHIKDWEDRFYLLLFSFLGLLALGISLLCNAITGISLLRVTFKSQQHRQGKSHHFEMVIQLLAIMCVSCVCWSPFLAFAEQRGWVSLSRRREKQTQNMTRGDDNGQHWNKRKWFSAGL